A single Candidatus Afararchaeum irisae DNA region contains:
- a CDS encoding prenyltransferase, translated as MGLESGNVFDGLRYLLRLSRPRFWLYLAGPAVLGAVLGGNSVDDLLSPTPAFLVLYFLIPANVMLYGVNDYFDRGIDEENPKKEAKESVYRRSRWVDAVVGVSLLVTVGLTVALGSPVMAAFVFLSVGYSAPPLRFKTKPFLDSLSNGLYILPFVVSHVAVAGEYPPALTVAGGWLWTMAMHTFSAIPDIQPDRRAGIRTTATFLGRRRTYVYCTAVWLLSAVTVGVWNSRLGGVILVYPVLSTAFYVSNLTDSEAYWYYPYINSLVGMVLTLAGLLRLPDV; from the coding sequence ATGGGACTGGAATCCGGGAACGTATTCGACGGTCTCAGGTACCTTCTCAGGCTCTCGCGTCCTCGTTTCTGGCTCTATCTCGCGGGTCCCGCGGTTCTCGGTGCCGTCTTAGGTGGAAACTCGGTAGACGACCTCCTCAGTCCGACGCCGGCTTTCCTCGTCCTTTACTTCCTGATACCCGCGAACGTGATGCTCTACGGTGTCAACGACTACTTCGACAGGGGGATAGATGAGGAGAACCCGAAGAAAGAAGCCAAGGAGTCGGTATACAGACGGTCGAGATGGGTCGACGCAGTCGTGGGTGTGTCGCTCCTCGTAACAGTCGGTCTCACGGTGGCTCTCGGATCTCCCGTTATGGCAGCCTTCGTCTTCCTGAGCGTGGGTTACAGCGCACCGCCTCTGAGGTTCAAGACGAAGCCCTTCCTCGACTCGTTGTCGAACGGTCTCTACATACTCCCGTTCGTCGTGAGCCACGTCGCCGTCGCGGGAGAGTATCCCCCCGCTCTGACCGTCGCCGGGGGATGGCTCTGGACTATGGCTATGCACACCTTCTCGGCGATACCCGACATACAGCCCGACAGACGTGCGGGTATACGGACGACCGCGACCTTTCTCGGGAGACGCCGAACCTACGTCTACTGTACGGCTGTCTGGCTTCTGTCGGCTGTAACCGTCGGCGTCTGGAACTCGCGTCTCGGAGGGGTGATCCTCGTCTACCCCGTACTCTCCACGGCTTTCTACGTCTCGAACCTCACCGACTCGGAGGCATACTGGTACTACCCTTACATAAACAGCCTCGTGGGAATGGTTTTAACCCTCGCGGGTCTACTCCGACTACCCGATGTATAG